From Homo sapiens chromosome 6, GRCh38.p14 Primary Assembly, the proteins below share one genomic window:
- the MRPL2 gene encoding large ribosomal subunit protein uL2m isoform 2 (isoform 2 is encoded by transcript variant 2) encodes MALCALTRALRSLNLAPPTVAAPAPSLFPAAQMMNNGLLQQPSALMLLPCRPVLTSVALNANFVSWKSRTKYTITPVKMRKSGGRDHTGRIRVHGIGGGHKQRYRMIDFLRFRPEETKSGPFEEKVIQVRYDPCRSADIALVAGGSRKRWIIATENMQAGDTILNSNHIGRMAVAAREGDAHPLGALPVGTLINNVESEPGRGAQYIRAAGAGNVRSNSRPSIQR; translated from the exons ATGGCCCTGTGCGCACTGACCCGCGCTCTGCGCTCTCTGAACCTGGCGCCCCCGACCGTCGCCGCCCCTGCCCCGAGTCTGTTCCCCGCCGCCCAG ATGATGAACAATGGCCTCCTCCAACAGCCCTCTGCCTTGATGTTGCTCCCCTGCCGCCCAGTTCTTACTTCTGTGGCCCTTAATGCCAACTTTGTGTCCTGGAAGAGTCGTACCAAGTACACCATTACACCAGTGAAGATGAGGAAGTCTGGGGGCCGAGACCACACAG GCCGAATCCGGGTGCATGGTATTGGCGGGGGCCACAAGCAACGTTATCGAATGATTGACTTTCTGCGTTTCCGGCCTGAGGAGACCAAGTCAGGACCCTTTGAGGAGAAGGTTATCCAAGTCCGCTATGATCCCTGTAG GTCAGCAGACATAGCTCTGGTTGCTGGGGGCAGCCGGAAACGCTGGATCATCGCCACAGAAAACATGCAGGCTGGAGATACAATCTTGAACTCTAACCACATAGGCCGAATGGCAG TTGCTGCTCGGGAAGGGGATGCGCATCCTCTTGGGGCTCTGCCTGTGGGGACCCTCATCAACAACGTGGAAAGTGAGCCAGGCCGGGGTGCCCAATATATCCGAGCTGCAG